One window from the genome of Zonotrichia leucophrys gambelii isolate GWCS_2022_RI chromosome 29, RI_Zleu_2.0, whole genome shotgun sequence encodes:
- the NCKAP5L gene encoding nck-associated protein 5-like isoform X1 yields MTSPPPPPVPPRCRCRCQPRPWRPGPAGAPGDTAPLRGWGHPKPAAAMSESVAEAPGETGPSHELLQRLRELEAENSALAQANENQRETYERCLDEVANHVVQALLNQKDLREECIKLKKRVFELERQNQVLSELFQQKLQLSTGSLPQLPLHPVPAPPDVPVTPQPSSAEQEPPQLLPGLCLSLPEVLPPVPSASPGLSPGAPPLDALSPFFKKKAQILEVLRKLEESDPLLGPPPASPGSPEPCSALAWPPCPLRAPGAAGGWRGTEGSPCSSPEEAGPPRGALLSALAERLLRGEGGGCCRRNNGEAPGGPPRQRRGEHPAFLGLYAAGEESPEGAFTPLSPVPNPLPSPSKVLKVPPPPAGLRLSPQLAHPSKIPCRGAHPEASPVLSRRPSPDAAPEPAPTEPPAFPRTFEAVEQPPGPPVPAGSGERAAASPPSSRRGTGGSAPCRRPGKKPPEPGYLPFKERLAALGKLRGAEGRETPGPGRPERGHGGELRPPPRAGLGGSLKHPEPAHGAEPLARCYSSGSMGDPGKAGGKTRPGTGRTPSRTPPAPPAKSSRSPHGSPTKLPTKAGKGAGAPRGEEPPAGAKAGGGPHKTPAEPAEPPGPAASGAGHSAIEEKVMKGIEENVLRLQGQERAPGAEAKGKAAGLASWFGLRRSKLPALSRRGDGGRGRDWAGTPAPLRREVKLAARKLEAESLNISKLMEKAEDLRKALREEHAFLQGLALEKGRPRGPPRGPGPLPVMYQEVTAETFMQQLLDRVDGKDVPYETRLEHKRELCDLRRVPPDAKEARLCRPPRNGIVGHLREPSDKVPDVALRDELPSDESLSESGTGQHFAACGSLTRTLDSGIGTFPPPDYGGVPAKSTPKPRGRPEPLPGAVPAAVTKVPRKARTLEREVPSAEELLVPGKHRSAPGCRLPAPPNPHGHRAAPQDTGDDARKPRRVQQSKNWTFPNAKGCGAADPFVCPPGGLEGLHRPGQAPVCSPGGHRGASPEVPPPLPPALSASSSRTPSASDVGDEGSTEARSRDGGHGPAGLEHSESLSDSLYDSLSSCGSQG; encoded by the exons ATGACgtcaccgccgccgccgccggtcccgccccggtgccggtgccggtgccagCCCCGGCCAtggcgccccggccccgccggagCCCCCG GTGACACCGCACCGCTtcggggctggggacacccaaagCCAG CAGCAGCGATGTCGGAGAGCGTGGCCGAGGCGCCGGGAGAGACGGGCCCCAGCCATGAGCTGCTGCAGCGCCTGCGGGAGCTGGAG GCAGAGAActcagccctggcccaggccaATGAGAACCAGAGGGAGACGTACGAGCGCTGCCTGGATGAG gtTGCCAACCATGTGGTGCAGGCGCTGCTCAACCAAAAG gacctgcgTGAGGAGTGCATCAAGCTGAAGAAGCGCGTGTTCGAGCTGGAGCGGCAGAACCAGGTGCTGAGCGAGCTCTtccagcagaagctgcagctctccacCGGCTCCCTCCCTCAG ctgccgCTGCACCCGGTGCCAGCGCCCCCCGATGTGCCAGTgaccccccagcccagctctgctgagcaagagcccccccagctgctccctggcctctgtctgtccctgcctgag gtgctGCCCCCAGTGCCATCGGCCAGCCCTGGCCTCAGCCCCGGTGCCCCTCCCCTGGACGCCCTGTCCCCATTCTTCAAAAAGAAAGCCCAAATCCTGGAGGTGCTGCGCAAGCTGGAGGAGTCAGACCCTCTGCTGGGACCCCCGCCCGCCTCCCCCGGCTCCCCcgagccctgctcagccctggcctggcccCCCTGCCCTCTGCGGgccccgggggctgcggggggctGGCGGGGCACCgagggcagcccctgctcctcccccGAGGAAGCGGGGCCGCCTCGGGGCGCTCTGCTCAGCGCTTTGGCCGAGCGGCTGCTGCGGGGCGAGGGCGGCGGCTGCTGCCGGCGCAATAACGGGGAAGCGCCCGGGGGTCCCCCCCGGCAGCGGCGCGGGGAGCACCCCGCGTTCCTGGGACTCTACGCGGCGGGTGAGGAGAGCCCCGAGGGCGCCTTCACCCCGCTCTCCCCCGTCCCCAACCCGCTGCCCTCCCCCTCCAAGGTGCTCAAGGTGCCGCCCCCCCCCGCGGGGCTGCGCCTCAGCCCCCAGCTCGCCCACCCCTCCAAGATCCCGTGTCGCGGCGCCCACCCCGAGGCGTCGCCGGTGCTCAGCCGCCGCCCGTCCCCCGATGCCGCCCCAGAGCCCGCTCCCACCGAGCCCCCCGCCTTCCCCCGCACCTTCGAGGCGGTGGAGCagcccccgggacccccggtaccggcggggagcggggagCGAGCGGCGGCGTCCCCGCCCAGCTCCCGCCGTGGCACGGGGGGCTCGGCCCCCTGCCGCCGGCCCGGTAAGAAGCCCCCCGAGCCGGGTTACCTGCCCTTCAAGGAGCGCCTGGCAGCGCTGGGCAAGCTGCGAGGGGCTGAGGGCCGAGAAACGCCCGGTCCGGGCCGGCCCGAACGGGGCCATGGGGGCGAACTGCGCCCCCCACCCCGGGCGGGTTTGGGGGGCAGCCTGAAGCACCCCGAGCCAGCGCACGGCGCGGAGCCCCTGGCCCGCTGCTACTCCTCCGGTTCCATGGGAGACCCCGGTAAAGCGGGGGGCAAAACCCGCCCTGGAACCGGCAGGACCCCGTCCCGGaccccccccgcgccccccgccaAAAGCTCCCGCAGCCCCCACGGCAGCCCCACCAAGCTGCCCACCAAGGCGGGCAAAGGCGCGGGGGCACCGCGGGGCGAGGAGCCCCCCGCGGGTGCCAAGGCGGGCGGGGGTCCCCACAAAACCCCCGCGGAGCCCGCGGAGCCCCCGGGGCCGGCGGCGAGCGGCGCGGGGCACTCGGCCATCGAGGAGAAGGTGATGAAGGGCATCGAGGAGAAcgtgctgaggctgcaggggcaggagagggcGCCGGGAGCGGAGGCCAAGGGCAAAGCAGCGGGGCTGGCGAGCTGGTTCGGGCTGCGGAGGAGCAAATTGCCCGCGCTGAGCCGGAGAGGGGACGGTGGGCGCGGGCGTGACTGGGCTGGGACCCCCGCACCCCTTCGCCGAGAGGTCAAGCTGGCCGCCCGCAAGCTGGAAGCCGAGAGTCTCAACATCTCGAAGCTGATGGAGAAGGCGGAGGATCTGCGCAAGGCGCTGCGGGAGGAGCACGCGTTCCTGCAGGGACTGGCGCTGGAGAAGGGGCGTCCCCGTGGGCCCCCTCGAGGCCCCGGTCCCCTCCCGGTCATGTACCAGGAGGTGACGGCCGAGACCTtcatgcagcagctgctggacag GGTGGACGGCAAGGACGTCCCCTACGAGACCCGCCTGGAGCACAAACGGGAGCTTTGTGACCTCCGGAGGGTCCCCCCCGACGCCAAAGAAGCGCGGCTGTGCCGCCCGCCCCGCAACGGCATCGTGGGACACCTGCGGGAGCCCTCGGACAAG GTGCCCGACGTGGCGCTCCGGGACGAGCTGCCGTCCGACGAGAGCCTGTCCGAGTCGGGGACCGGGCAGCATTTCGCCG CCTGCGGGTCTCTGACGCGGACGCTGGACAGCGGGATCGGCACATTCCCACCCCCCGATTATGGGGGGGTCCCCGCTAAGAGCACCCCCAAACCGCGGGGCCGCCCCGAGCCGCTGCCCGGGGCCGTGCCGGCCGCTGTCACCAAAGTGCCGCGCAAGGCCCGGACGCTGGAACGGGAGGTCCCGAGCGCCGAGGAGCTGCTGGTACCGGGAAAGCACCGGAGCGCTCCGGGCTGCCGCCTCCCGGCGCCCCCCAACCCGCACGGGCACCGCGCCGCGCCCCAAG ACACCGGGGATGACGCCAGGAAACCGCGGCGGGTCCAGCAGAGCAAGAACTGGACCTTCCCCAACGCCAAAGGCTGCGGTGCTGCCGACCCCTTCGTGTGCCCACCcggggggctggaggggctgcatCGGCCTGGGCAG gcccCCGTGTGCAGCCCGGGGGGACACCGAGGGGCATCCCCGGAGGTTCCCCCACCTCTGCCCCCCGCTCTGAGCGCCAGCAGCAGCCGGACCCCCAGCGCCTCGGACGTGGGGGACGAGGGCAGCACGGAGGCGCGGTCCCGGGATGGCGGGCACGGCCCCGCCGGGCTGGAACACTCCGAGTCCCTCAGCGATTCTCTCTACGACAGCCTCTCGTCCTgcggcagccagggctga
- the NCKAP5L gene encoding nck-associated protein 5-like isoform X2, giving the protein MTSPPPPPVPPRCRCRCQPRPWRPGPAGAPGDTAPLRGWGHPKPAAMSESVAEAPGETGPSHELLQRLRELEAENSALAQANENQRETYERCLDEVANHVVQALLNQKDLREECIKLKKRVFELERQNQVLSELFQQKLQLSTGSLPQLPLHPVPAPPDVPVTPQPSSAEQEPPQLLPGLCLSLPEVLPPVPSASPGLSPGAPPLDALSPFFKKKAQILEVLRKLEESDPLLGPPPASPGSPEPCSALAWPPCPLRAPGAAGGWRGTEGSPCSSPEEAGPPRGALLSALAERLLRGEGGGCCRRNNGEAPGGPPRQRRGEHPAFLGLYAAGEESPEGAFTPLSPVPNPLPSPSKVLKVPPPPAGLRLSPQLAHPSKIPCRGAHPEASPVLSRRPSPDAAPEPAPTEPPAFPRTFEAVEQPPGPPVPAGSGERAAASPPSSRRGTGGSAPCRRPGKKPPEPGYLPFKERLAALGKLRGAEGRETPGPGRPERGHGGELRPPPRAGLGGSLKHPEPAHGAEPLARCYSSGSMGDPGKAGGKTRPGTGRTPSRTPPAPPAKSSRSPHGSPTKLPTKAGKGAGAPRGEEPPAGAKAGGGPHKTPAEPAEPPGPAASGAGHSAIEEKVMKGIEENVLRLQGQERAPGAEAKGKAAGLASWFGLRRSKLPALSRRGDGGRGRDWAGTPAPLRREVKLAARKLEAESLNISKLMEKAEDLRKALREEHAFLQGLALEKGRPRGPPRGPGPLPVMYQEVTAETFMQQLLDRVDGKDVPYETRLEHKRELCDLRRVPPDAKEARLCRPPRNGIVGHLREPSDKVPDVALRDELPSDESLSESGTGQHFAACGSLTRTLDSGIGTFPPPDYGGVPAKSTPKPRGRPEPLPGAVPAAVTKVPRKARTLEREVPSAEELLVPGKHRSAPGCRLPAPPNPHGHRAAPQDTGDDARKPRRVQQSKNWTFPNAKGCGAADPFVCPPGGLEGLHRPGQAPVCSPGGHRGASPEVPPPLPPALSASSSRTPSASDVGDEGSTEARSRDGGHGPAGLEHSESLSDSLYDSLSSCGSQG; this is encoded by the exons ATGACgtcaccgccgccgccgccggtcccgccccggtgccggtgccggtgccagCCCCGGCCAtggcgccccggccccgccggagCCCCCG GTGACACCGCACCGCTtcggggctggggacacccaaagCCAG CAGCGATGTCGGAGAGCGTGGCCGAGGCGCCGGGAGAGACGGGCCCCAGCCATGAGCTGCTGCAGCGCCTGCGGGAGCTGGAG GCAGAGAActcagccctggcccaggccaATGAGAACCAGAGGGAGACGTACGAGCGCTGCCTGGATGAG gtTGCCAACCATGTGGTGCAGGCGCTGCTCAACCAAAAG gacctgcgTGAGGAGTGCATCAAGCTGAAGAAGCGCGTGTTCGAGCTGGAGCGGCAGAACCAGGTGCTGAGCGAGCTCTtccagcagaagctgcagctctccacCGGCTCCCTCCCTCAG ctgccgCTGCACCCGGTGCCAGCGCCCCCCGATGTGCCAGTgaccccccagcccagctctgctgagcaagagcccccccagctgctccctggcctctgtctgtccctgcctgag gtgctGCCCCCAGTGCCATCGGCCAGCCCTGGCCTCAGCCCCGGTGCCCCTCCCCTGGACGCCCTGTCCCCATTCTTCAAAAAGAAAGCCCAAATCCTGGAGGTGCTGCGCAAGCTGGAGGAGTCAGACCCTCTGCTGGGACCCCCGCCCGCCTCCCCCGGCTCCCCcgagccctgctcagccctggcctggcccCCCTGCCCTCTGCGGgccccgggggctgcggggggctGGCGGGGCACCgagggcagcccctgctcctcccccGAGGAAGCGGGGCCGCCTCGGGGCGCTCTGCTCAGCGCTTTGGCCGAGCGGCTGCTGCGGGGCGAGGGCGGCGGCTGCTGCCGGCGCAATAACGGGGAAGCGCCCGGGGGTCCCCCCCGGCAGCGGCGCGGGGAGCACCCCGCGTTCCTGGGACTCTACGCGGCGGGTGAGGAGAGCCCCGAGGGCGCCTTCACCCCGCTCTCCCCCGTCCCCAACCCGCTGCCCTCCCCCTCCAAGGTGCTCAAGGTGCCGCCCCCCCCCGCGGGGCTGCGCCTCAGCCCCCAGCTCGCCCACCCCTCCAAGATCCCGTGTCGCGGCGCCCACCCCGAGGCGTCGCCGGTGCTCAGCCGCCGCCCGTCCCCCGATGCCGCCCCAGAGCCCGCTCCCACCGAGCCCCCCGCCTTCCCCCGCACCTTCGAGGCGGTGGAGCagcccccgggacccccggtaccggcggggagcggggagCGAGCGGCGGCGTCCCCGCCCAGCTCCCGCCGTGGCACGGGGGGCTCGGCCCCCTGCCGCCGGCCCGGTAAGAAGCCCCCCGAGCCGGGTTACCTGCCCTTCAAGGAGCGCCTGGCAGCGCTGGGCAAGCTGCGAGGGGCTGAGGGCCGAGAAACGCCCGGTCCGGGCCGGCCCGAACGGGGCCATGGGGGCGAACTGCGCCCCCCACCCCGGGCGGGTTTGGGGGGCAGCCTGAAGCACCCCGAGCCAGCGCACGGCGCGGAGCCCCTGGCCCGCTGCTACTCCTCCGGTTCCATGGGAGACCCCGGTAAAGCGGGGGGCAAAACCCGCCCTGGAACCGGCAGGACCCCGTCCCGGaccccccccgcgccccccgccaAAAGCTCCCGCAGCCCCCACGGCAGCCCCACCAAGCTGCCCACCAAGGCGGGCAAAGGCGCGGGGGCACCGCGGGGCGAGGAGCCCCCCGCGGGTGCCAAGGCGGGCGGGGGTCCCCACAAAACCCCCGCGGAGCCCGCGGAGCCCCCGGGGCCGGCGGCGAGCGGCGCGGGGCACTCGGCCATCGAGGAGAAGGTGATGAAGGGCATCGAGGAGAAcgtgctgaggctgcaggggcaggagagggcGCCGGGAGCGGAGGCCAAGGGCAAAGCAGCGGGGCTGGCGAGCTGGTTCGGGCTGCGGAGGAGCAAATTGCCCGCGCTGAGCCGGAGAGGGGACGGTGGGCGCGGGCGTGACTGGGCTGGGACCCCCGCACCCCTTCGCCGAGAGGTCAAGCTGGCCGCCCGCAAGCTGGAAGCCGAGAGTCTCAACATCTCGAAGCTGATGGAGAAGGCGGAGGATCTGCGCAAGGCGCTGCGGGAGGAGCACGCGTTCCTGCAGGGACTGGCGCTGGAGAAGGGGCGTCCCCGTGGGCCCCCTCGAGGCCCCGGTCCCCTCCCGGTCATGTACCAGGAGGTGACGGCCGAGACCTtcatgcagcagctgctggacag GGTGGACGGCAAGGACGTCCCCTACGAGACCCGCCTGGAGCACAAACGGGAGCTTTGTGACCTCCGGAGGGTCCCCCCCGACGCCAAAGAAGCGCGGCTGTGCCGCCCGCCCCGCAACGGCATCGTGGGACACCTGCGGGAGCCCTCGGACAAG GTGCCCGACGTGGCGCTCCGGGACGAGCTGCCGTCCGACGAGAGCCTGTCCGAGTCGGGGACCGGGCAGCATTTCGCCG CCTGCGGGTCTCTGACGCGGACGCTGGACAGCGGGATCGGCACATTCCCACCCCCCGATTATGGGGGGGTCCCCGCTAAGAGCACCCCCAAACCGCGGGGCCGCCCCGAGCCGCTGCCCGGGGCCGTGCCGGCCGCTGTCACCAAAGTGCCGCGCAAGGCCCGGACGCTGGAACGGGAGGTCCCGAGCGCCGAGGAGCTGCTGGTACCGGGAAAGCACCGGAGCGCTCCGGGCTGCCGCCTCCCGGCGCCCCCCAACCCGCACGGGCACCGCGCCGCGCCCCAAG ACACCGGGGATGACGCCAGGAAACCGCGGCGGGTCCAGCAGAGCAAGAACTGGACCTTCCCCAACGCCAAAGGCTGCGGTGCTGCCGACCCCTTCGTGTGCCCACCcggggggctggaggggctgcatCGGCCTGGGCAG gcccCCGTGTGCAGCCCGGGGGGACACCGAGGGGCATCCCCGGAGGTTCCCCCACCTCTGCCCCCCGCTCTGAGCGCCAGCAGCAGCCGGACCCCCAGCGCCTCGGACGTGGGGGACGAGGGCAGCACGGAGGCGCGGTCCCGGGATGGCGGGCACGGCCCCGCCGGGCTGGAACACTCCGAGTCCCTCAGCGATTCTCTCTACGACAGCCTCTCGTCCTgcggcagccagggctga
- the NCKAP5L gene encoding nck-associated protein 5-like isoform X3, translated as MSESVAEAPGETGPSHELLQRLRELEAENSALAQANENQRETYERCLDEVANHVVQALLNQKDLREECIKLKKRVFELERQNQVLSELFQQKLQLSTGSLPQLPLHPVPAPPDVPVTPQPSSAEQEPPQLLPGLCLSLPEVLPPVPSASPGLSPGAPPLDALSPFFKKKAQILEVLRKLEESDPLLGPPPASPGSPEPCSALAWPPCPLRAPGAAGGWRGTEGSPCSSPEEAGPPRGALLSALAERLLRGEGGGCCRRNNGEAPGGPPRQRRGEHPAFLGLYAAGEESPEGAFTPLSPVPNPLPSPSKVLKVPPPPAGLRLSPQLAHPSKIPCRGAHPEASPVLSRRPSPDAAPEPAPTEPPAFPRTFEAVEQPPGPPVPAGSGERAAASPPSSRRGTGGSAPCRRPGKKPPEPGYLPFKERLAALGKLRGAEGRETPGPGRPERGHGGELRPPPRAGLGGSLKHPEPAHGAEPLARCYSSGSMGDPGKAGGKTRPGTGRTPSRTPPAPPAKSSRSPHGSPTKLPTKAGKGAGAPRGEEPPAGAKAGGGPHKTPAEPAEPPGPAASGAGHSAIEEKVMKGIEENVLRLQGQERAPGAEAKGKAAGLASWFGLRRSKLPALSRRGDGGRGRDWAGTPAPLRREVKLAARKLEAESLNISKLMEKAEDLRKALREEHAFLQGLALEKGRPRGPPRGPGPLPVMYQEVTAETFMQQLLDRVDGKDVPYETRLEHKRELCDLRRVPPDAKEARLCRPPRNGIVGHLREPSDKVPDVALRDELPSDESLSESGTGQHFAACGSLTRTLDSGIGTFPPPDYGGVPAKSTPKPRGRPEPLPGAVPAAVTKVPRKARTLEREVPSAEELLVPGKHRSAPGCRLPAPPNPHGHRAAPQDTGDDARKPRRVQQSKNWTFPNAKGCGAADPFVCPPGGLEGLHRPGQAPVCSPGGHRGASPEVPPPLPPALSASSSRTPSASDVGDEGSTEARSRDGGHGPAGLEHSESLSDSLYDSLSSCGSQG; from the exons ATGTCGGAGAGCGTGGCCGAGGCGCCGGGAGAGACGGGCCCCAGCCATGAGCTGCTGCAGCGCCTGCGGGAGCTGGAG GCAGAGAActcagccctggcccaggccaATGAGAACCAGAGGGAGACGTACGAGCGCTGCCTGGATGAG gtTGCCAACCATGTGGTGCAGGCGCTGCTCAACCAAAAG gacctgcgTGAGGAGTGCATCAAGCTGAAGAAGCGCGTGTTCGAGCTGGAGCGGCAGAACCAGGTGCTGAGCGAGCTCTtccagcagaagctgcagctctccacCGGCTCCCTCCCTCAG ctgccgCTGCACCCGGTGCCAGCGCCCCCCGATGTGCCAGTgaccccccagcccagctctgctgagcaagagcccccccagctgctccctggcctctgtctgtccctgcctgag gtgctGCCCCCAGTGCCATCGGCCAGCCCTGGCCTCAGCCCCGGTGCCCCTCCCCTGGACGCCCTGTCCCCATTCTTCAAAAAGAAAGCCCAAATCCTGGAGGTGCTGCGCAAGCTGGAGGAGTCAGACCCTCTGCTGGGACCCCCGCCCGCCTCCCCCGGCTCCCCcgagccctgctcagccctggcctggcccCCCTGCCCTCTGCGGgccccgggggctgcggggggctGGCGGGGCACCgagggcagcccctgctcctcccccGAGGAAGCGGGGCCGCCTCGGGGCGCTCTGCTCAGCGCTTTGGCCGAGCGGCTGCTGCGGGGCGAGGGCGGCGGCTGCTGCCGGCGCAATAACGGGGAAGCGCCCGGGGGTCCCCCCCGGCAGCGGCGCGGGGAGCACCCCGCGTTCCTGGGACTCTACGCGGCGGGTGAGGAGAGCCCCGAGGGCGCCTTCACCCCGCTCTCCCCCGTCCCCAACCCGCTGCCCTCCCCCTCCAAGGTGCTCAAGGTGCCGCCCCCCCCCGCGGGGCTGCGCCTCAGCCCCCAGCTCGCCCACCCCTCCAAGATCCCGTGTCGCGGCGCCCACCCCGAGGCGTCGCCGGTGCTCAGCCGCCGCCCGTCCCCCGATGCCGCCCCAGAGCCCGCTCCCACCGAGCCCCCCGCCTTCCCCCGCACCTTCGAGGCGGTGGAGCagcccccgggacccccggtaccggcggggagcggggagCGAGCGGCGGCGTCCCCGCCCAGCTCCCGCCGTGGCACGGGGGGCTCGGCCCCCTGCCGCCGGCCCGGTAAGAAGCCCCCCGAGCCGGGTTACCTGCCCTTCAAGGAGCGCCTGGCAGCGCTGGGCAAGCTGCGAGGGGCTGAGGGCCGAGAAACGCCCGGTCCGGGCCGGCCCGAACGGGGCCATGGGGGCGAACTGCGCCCCCCACCCCGGGCGGGTTTGGGGGGCAGCCTGAAGCACCCCGAGCCAGCGCACGGCGCGGAGCCCCTGGCCCGCTGCTACTCCTCCGGTTCCATGGGAGACCCCGGTAAAGCGGGGGGCAAAACCCGCCCTGGAACCGGCAGGACCCCGTCCCGGaccccccccgcgccccccgccaAAAGCTCCCGCAGCCCCCACGGCAGCCCCACCAAGCTGCCCACCAAGGCGGGCAAAGGCGCGGGGGCACCGCGGGGCGAGGAGCCCCCCGCGGGTGCCAAGGCGGGCGGGGGTCCCCACAAAACCCCCGCGGAGCCCGCGGAGCCCCCGGGGCCGGCGGCGAGCGGCGCGGGGCACTCGGCCATCGAGGAGAAGGTGATGAAGGGCATCGAGGAGAAcgtgctgaggctgcaggggcaggagagggcGCCGGGAGCGGAGGCCAAGGGCAAAGCAGCGGGGCTGGCGAGCTGGTTCGGGCTGCGGAGGAGCAAATTGCCCGCGCTGAGCCGGAGAGGGGACGGTGGGCGCGGGCGTGACTGGGCTGGGACCCCCGCACCCCTTCGCCGAGAGGTCAAGCTGGCCGCCCGCAAGCTGGAAGCCGAGAGTCTCAACATCTCGAAGCTGATGGAGAAGGCGGAGGATCTGCGCAAGGCGCTGCGGGAGGAGCACGCGTTCCTGCAGGGACTGGCGCTGGAGAAGGGGCGTCCCCGTGGGCCCCCTCGAGGCCCCGGTCCCCTCCCGGTCATGTACCAGGAGGTGACGGCCGAGACCTtcatgcagcagctgctggacag GGTGGACGGCAAGGACGTCCCCTACGAGACCCGCCTGGAGCACAAACGGGAGCTTTGTGACCTCCGGAGGGTCCCCCCCGACGCCAAAGAAGCGCGGCTGTGCCGCCCGCCCCGCAACGGCATCGTGGGACACCTGCGGGAGCCCTCGGACAAG GTGCCCGACGTGGCGCTCCGGGACGAGCTGCCGTCCGACGAGAGCCTGTCCGAGTCGGGGACCGGGCAGCATTTCGCCG CCTGCGGGTCTCTGACGCGGACGCTGGACAGCGGGATCGGCACATTCCCACCCCCCGATTATGGGGGGGTCCCCGCTAAGAGCACCCCCAAACCGCGGGGCCGCCCCGAGCCGCTGCCCGGGGCCGTGCCGGCCGCTGTCACCAAAGTGCCGCGCAAGGCCCGGACGCTGGAACGGGAGGTCCCGAGCGCCGAGGAGCTGCTGGTACCGGGAAAGCACCGGAGCGCTCCGGGCTGCCGCCTCCCGGCGCCCCCCAACCCGCACGGGCACCGCGCCGCGCCCCAAG ACACCGGGGATGACGCCAGGAAACCGCGGCGGGTCCAGCAGAGCAAGAACTGGACCTTCCCCAACGCCAAAGGCTGCGGTGCTGCCGACCCCTTCGTGTGCCCACCcggggggctggaggggctgcatCGGCCTGGGCAG gcccCCGTGTGCAGCCCGGGGGGACACCGAGGGGCATCCCCGGAGGTTCCCCCACCTCTGCCCCCCGCTCTGAGCGCCAGCAGCAGCCGGACCCCCAGCGCCTCGGACGTGGGGGACGAGGGCAGCACGGAGGCGCGGTCCCGGGATGGCGGGCACGGCCCCGCCGGGCTGGAACACTCCGAGTCCCTCAGCGATTCTCTCTACGACAGCCTCTCGTCCTgcggcagccagggctga
- the TMBIM6 gene encoding bax inhibitor 1: MSGRGVAQSSRPGTDGGRGAVLQPCGAALGPSQPGTMNVFDRSINFDALFKFSHISASTQEHLKRVYGSFAICMFVAAAGAYINVVTHLFQFGFLTGLGALGLMIWLIATPHNRETEQKRLGMLVGFAFLTGINLGPLLQMCISVNPSIIPTAFLGTATIFACFSLSALYARRRSYLYLGGFLLSGLTLLLLSSVINAFVRSTWLFTAHLYVALMIMCGFVLFDTQLIIEKAESGDKDYIWHCVDLFLDFVNIFRELLIILGMNENKKKEKK, from the exons ATGAGCGGCAGGGGCGTGGCGCAGAGCTCGCGGCCTGGCACGGACGGCGGACGCGGCGCAG TTTTGCAGCCCTGTGGAGCGGCCCTgggcccatcccagcctggcaccatgAACGTCTTTGACCGCAGCATCAACTTCGATGCCCTCTTCAAGTTCTCCCACAT CTCGGCCTCCACCCAGGAGCACCTGAAGAGGGTCTATGGCAGCTTTGCCATCTGCATGTTCGTGGCAGCTGCGGGCGCCTACATCAACGTGGTGACCCACCTGTTCCAG TTTGGCTTCCTGACCGgcctgggggcactggggctgaTGATTTGGCTCATAGCCACCCCTCACAACCGTGAGACCGAGCAGAagaggctggggatgctggttGGCTTCGCCTTCCTCACAG GCATCAATCTGGGACCCCTCCTGCAAATGTGCATCTCTGTCAACCCCAG CATCATCCCCACTGCCTtcctgggcactgccaccaTCTTTGCCTGCTTCTCTCTGAGCGCCCTGTACGCCCGGCGCCGCAGCTACCTGTACCTAGGAG GTTTCCTGCTCTCCGgcctcaccctgctgcttctctcctcTGTGATTAACGCCTTTGTGAGATCCACCTGGCTCTTCACG GCCCACCTGTACGTGGCCCTGATGATCATGTGTGGCTTCGTGCTCTTCGACACGCAGCTCATCATCGAGAAGGCGGAGAGCGGGGACAAGGATTACATCTG GCACTGCGTTGATCTCTTCCTGGATTTTGTCAACATCTTCCGGGAGCTCCTGATCATCCTGGGCATGAACGAG aacaagaagaaggagaagaagtgA